The window ACGACCGTTGAGACGCCGCTGTGGTGGTCGGAAGATGTCCGTCCACTTCATCGAGAAGCCTCAATAGCTCGGTTTTTGACAGCCGTCGCGCGTCCTCGGAAGTGTACTCGCCGGTGATCGAACATCTCGTCTCGGCGTCGTCGGTCGGCATCGACCGTTCGTTCGGGAAGAGGATAAACCGGTTCGACTCCTCCACCGCGTGTTTCACCTCGTCTTCGGAGACGAGTTTCTCGTGGTAGCGCTCGGTCGGTCCAGAGCCGACGATTCGCGTTCGAATCTCCGCGGGTTCATAGCCGAAGTCCGCGGCGTATTTCTCTCGAAGCGCGTCAGCCAACACGCCTAGCTTGAACGCAGGCATCTTTCGAACCACCACCTCACCGCCGGAAACCGTCTCGAAGGCCTCGACAACGAAGTTCGCGGCCTCTGCCGGACTCATAACGAACCGAGTCATCTCCGGGTCGGTAACGGTTATCGGCCCGCCCTGTTGCATCTGGTCGAGAAACACCGGAACCACCGACCCGCGCGTTCCGAGGACGTTTCCGAACCGGACGCAACCGAGTCGGATGTTCCGGATGTCCTTGCTGTCGTTCGCCGCGATGGTGAGCCGTTCCGACAACAGCTTTGTCGCACCCATCGCCGAAACCGGGTTGGACGCCTTATCCGTGCTGACTGTAATCACGGACTCCACGTCCTCTTTCGTCGCTGCGTGAAGGACATTCTTTGTCCCCTCGACGTTGGTTTTGACTGCCTGAAACGGATCTTGTTCCACGATTCCGACGTGCTTCAGCGCTGCAGCGTGGAAGACGACTTCGATGCCTTTCATCGCGTCCGTCATCTCATAGAAGTCGCGCACGTCTTTGTACGTCGTTTCGAGACGCCGTTGATGCTGGATGCCGAGTTTCTTCTGCATCTCGTGCAGACGACCCTCGTCGTTGTCTACTACCCGAACCAACTCTGGGCCGTCCTGTAGAATGCGTTTCACGAGAGCCGAACCGATTGAACCGCAACCCCCCGTAACGAGTATCCGTTTACTGTTCAATTGTGTCACATTTTCCCCCGTAGGCTACACGGTTCACCGCGTCTTATCGCTTTTGTCCGCCGCGTTCTATCTGCTCGATATGGGATAACTAATTATTCCGTATTTGTTTCCGAAACATAGATTTGTACCTGTCACACAACCGTTTCTGCGAGTACTGCGTCTCCGCGTGGTGTCGTGCGGTCGCGCTGAGCGTCGCAGTGTTGCTGGCCACCACGTCGGCGATTGCGCTGGCGATGGCGTCTGGTTCGTCCCTCGGGACGACTGCTCCGGCGGCGACGATTTCACGCGCCCCGCCGACGTCGGTGGTGACGACCGGAAGGCCGCACGCTTGCGCTTCCATCAACACGGTCGGAAATCCCTCCGAAATCGAGGTTAGCACCAGTACGTCGGCGTCGCGGTAGTACGCACGAACGCTCGACTGGTAGCCCGCGAAGTGGACATCGTCGCTCACCTCCAGCCGCCTCGCCATCGATTCGTACCGAGCACGGTCTTCGCCGTCGCCGACGAGGGTCAACACGTACTCTGTCTCCTCGTGCTCCTGAAGGTATCGAACGCTCCGAAGCAGTAAGGAGATGTTTTTCACCGGTGCTAAGCGCCCGACGTACAGCAGTTCGACGCAGTCGTTCGGTTCGGTCGTCATCGGTTCGGCTGAGAAGTGGCCGACGTCGATTCCATTCGGAATGACGGTTATCTTCTCTTCGTTCACAAACTGTCTGAGTTCCGTCCGCATGTATTCGCCGGGGACGACGACTGTATCGCAAAGTGCGAGCGTACACCGACCGACGGTTCGCGTATAGACATTGGCAATCGAATCGACGACGGCACGTCCGTACGACCAATGGACTCCAACGAGCACGTCTACGCTGAGCACGCAAGGAATCCGAAGGACAGTCGAAAAGAGCGTCGTGACGAGACACGGCAGATAGATGTAACTCGTCACGAACGCGATGTCCGCCCGCCGAAGGAGGTTGAACAGTTGGACGAAAAACGACGGGAACGGAATCGGATACCGAACACCCGGAACGAACCATGCGTCGTAAAACACGTATTCGACGTCGTCTACCGGTTGTAGCCGTCCTTTCCCCTCTCTGGGGATGACGACCGACAGGTTTGCTTCGTCGTCGGGTAACTGTTCGCTCAGCATCTTCGTCTCCGGGCGCGGCGTCTTCGCCGGATTGACGAGAACTATGTCCTCCTCCGCTTTGTTAGCTTCCCTCCACGTCATACACCGTTCGACAACCGATCGAGATAAAAAATTGTACGACGATGACCGTTATGACGTCGTTGGATTAGACGTCGAAGTCCGCGTGAATAACGTAGTTCGCGTAACAGTAGAGGAGCACGAGCGGGAGGTACGCGGCGAATATTCTGTCGAGAACGACGACGCTCGTCGCGACGCTTGGCTGAACGCCGAGCGTGACGAGAACCGTCGTACCGGTTACTTCCGTAACCCCGATGCCACCGATAGAGATCGGGAGAACGGTGACCGAGTAGACGAGCGTCGGAATGAGGAAGTAGAGCAAGAGCGGCAAGTCGACGCCCAGACTCGCGCCAATGATACCGAACCGAACACCCGAAAGGACGACGAAGGAGACGAATAGAAGCGCGGCGGATTCGAACTTGTTCCGCGTGAGCGCATCGTACTGCATGTCGGTGGTCGTGGAAAGCATCTCCGGTGCCCGATTCACGATGAACTGCGGGAGATTCACCCGCGTCAGCAGAAACGCGCCGACGGGAATCGAGAGATACACCATCGCGCTGAGGAATAGGATGAGGGCCACGTTCTGGCCGAGGTAGTCGAAGAGGACGATCAGTCCAGCCATTGCGACGACGCCGTTGATGGCGGCGATCATTTGGAGTTGGACGCCTTTGATGATGAACGCCCGGCGCAGTTTGATACCTGTGTACTTGTTCAGCATGAGTGGCGTCGTGGCGAGTGTGCCGAGCCTCGTCGGCAGAAACGAATTAACGATAAAGTCGATAGTGTCCACCTTGAATATCGGGAGAAACGATATCTGCTCGTACTCTTCGTACAGCAACTGGAGCGACAGAGACGTGAGGACGATGGGGAGAAACACGACAGGGATGATGAGCACAAGTTCGACCGTATCGAGTTCGAACATCGATCTGAACGCTTGCTCGATGGGAAATCGCCACAGCAGGTAGCCGAACGACCCGACCGAAACCAGTATCTTCACCGCCGTTCCCAGCGACTGCCGTAACGAACTGGCGTCGTCGCTCGTCCCGGACTGGTTGTCCGTTCCGGTCTGTTCATCCGTTTCGGTCATATTCTCTCACGCCGTTTCGCTGTACGATCCATGGTCATCGTTCTCCGTCGTCGCGGTTCGTCCACAGCGTGCCTCGGTCTGCGTTGTGTCATCTGAGATACGACCCCAGCAGAGTTCGAGCGATGCCGATTCCGTACCCGAGCTTCGGCTTTTTCGTCGTGCTCGCCTGTCGGCGCTCGACCGTCACGGGAACTTCCTGCAGCCGGAGTCCGTTCTTTCGCACCTCCACGAGCAGTTCGACGGCGCAAAATCGTTCTTCAACCCACGAGATATGTTCGAAGGCGTCTATCGTGAGGGCACGAAATCCGTTGGTGGCGTCGGTAATCGACGACTTCGTCATCACGTTGATGAGCGTCGTGAACGTCCAGATGCCGACACGGCGAACCGGCCCGTTCTCCGACGCGTCGGTGCCGCGGTATCTAGAGCCGACGACGTAATCGGCATCGTCCTCGACGATCGGTTCGACGAGTCGCTGTACTTCGTCACCGCGATGCTGGCCGTCGGCGTCCATCCCGACGACAATTTCCGCTTGGCAGCGCCTAGCGATTTCGAATCCGGTTTTCAGGGAGCTACACTGTCCCGTGTTGACGGGATGCTCGACAACAAGCGCGTCCGTGCTATGAGCGACGCGGGCGGTTCCGTCGGACGAACCATCGGAGACGACGAGGGGGACGATGCGTCGGTCGAAGAGCGACTCAGGCAACGATTCGACCACCGGCACTATCGTCTCCGCTTCGTTGTACGCGGGAATTACGATGTAGATGGTGTTTTCGTCCGGTTCGTCCGTCGGTACGTCACGAATCGTCAGTTCACGGATGAGCGAGTTGAACCGCCGCTCGTTTTGGACAGTCCTCCGTCGAAGCAGGATGGCCGCCCCGACTGCGGTGGCGACCGCAACGCCTGCCGCGAATTCCGCGATTTCAGCGCCGGATAGCAGTGTCACAACAGTCGGTGCGAGCATGCCCACGAGCACGAGGAGGGCACCCACGAACGCGAGCGTCAGTTCTCGCTTCTCGAATCGAGTTCGGTAGCGTTCGAACCCGACGCCGAGTACGCCGACGACGAGGACGAGATAGACGAACTGAGGAATCATCATTCGACACTAACCACTTTCCCCGAAATAACTCTTGACAGTTTCTCAACTATTGTCTCGGGGTAATTCCAAGATGGCAGATAACGATAAGGAGATGGATTCTGGCAAACGGTTAAACGGGAAACGGTTGTACAGTGGACGAATGGCGGGGGACATCAAATCACGCGAAAACGTGTTCGAACTAGCGCGAATCGTCAACGCAGACAATCTTGAACTGGGAACGAACGTCGAAATCGACGACTTCGTTCTGCTGAATGCGGGAAAAGGAACGTACATTGGGGACAACTCGTGTCTTCACTCCGGTTCGAAGGTTATCGGTGGAGGCGAGTTGTACGTCGGTGACAACGCGGTTGTCACGTACAACTGTGTTCTCGTCACCGGCTATCCGAAGTTCACGTCGCACATGAGCACCGGCGTTCCCGCCGAGGAGAAAGACCGGATTCAGGGAACGATACGCATCGAAGACGAGGTGTTCGTGGGGTCGGGATCGGTCGTCATGCCCGGCGTCACCCTTGGCGAAGGGGCCGTCGTCGGCGCGCTCTCGTACGTGGACGAGGACGTTCCACCGTGGACGATTCGATACCCGGACGGGAGCGAAGAGGAGCGCCCGCGATTCGAACCGTATTGACGGCGTCGAATACCGATTGCGTCGAGTCCAACAGTCACGAAATGTTGAATGGGGCTCAGCCGCAACAATAATGTCAGTAGTCGTTGAGGACGAATGCAGTATGGGGGGAACCATCTCTGTGGCGGAGCCGATACTGGGCGACGAAGAACGGCAGAACGTCGAACAAGTACTCGAATCGGGACAGTTTTTACAAGGGCAATTCGTCGAATCGTTCGAGCGGAAGTGGGCTGACTACGTCGGGGTTGACCACGCTGTTGCGGTCAGTAACGGGACGGTCGCAATTCAGTTGACGTTGAACGCACTCGGGCTAGAACCAGGGGACGAGGTCATCGTCCCGAGCCTGACGTTCGGTTCGACGGCGACCGCAGTCGTCCATCAGGGCGGCGTCCCCGTGTTCGCCGACATTGACCGGGATACCTACACACTCGACCCCGAGGACGCAGAACGCCACATTAGCGACCGAACGCGAGCACTGCTTCCGGTTCACCTCTACGGGCATCCGGCCGAAATGGACGAACTGCTCGCGCTGGCCGAGGAGTACGACCTCGCCGTTGTCGAGGACGCGGCTCAAGCGCACGGCGCACGCTACAAGGGAACGACGGTCGGGAGCCTCGGCGACGCTGCCTGCTTTTCGTTCTACGCGACCAAGAACATCACGACCGGAGAAGGCGGCATCGTCACGACCGACGACGCGGAGATGGCGGAACGACTTCGTCTCCTTCGAAGTCACGGGATGACCTCGCGGGATGACCACGAGGTTCTGGGGTACAACTACCGAATGAGCGAACTCAACGGTGCTATCGGTGACGTGCAGGTCGAACGGCTTCCCGAGTTCAACGCGCGACGGGCGGAAATATCGGAACGACTCCGCGACGAACTCGCCGATGTGGGGTGGCTCCGTCCAGCGACGATTCGAGAGCACGTGGAACACGCGTACTTTTGGGCACCGTTCGAGGTGCAAACCGAGTGCATCGGCATGTCGGGTCGGGAGGTGTGGCAGGCGCTGAAAGACGACGGCGTAGAGACGAGACACCGATACACGAAACCGTTGTACGAACAGCAGGTGTTCCAGTCCCACGACGGCTTCAACGGCGAGTTTCCGTGGTCGGCGAACGAGCGCGACCATCTGTACGACGAGTCGCTCCCGGTCGTCGAGTCGATTGCCGGGCGAGTCATCGGCCTGCCGAACCACCCGAACCTCACCGACGACGAGATAGAGCGCGTTGTAGAGGCGGTTCGAAACTTCGCGGACGAGAACGGAGGGGATGGCAATGAACGACCCTAACGGTGACTCGGACAGCGTCCCGAACGACTCGCTGGACCTGCCGACCATCAGCGTTACTGGCGCAGGTGGATACGTCGGAAGTTGCGTCGTGGCGACCCTTCGGGAGCGACATCCGGAGTGGAACGTTCGTGCATTCGACAACTTTTATCGCGGCGATCTCCGCCAAATCGACGACGTTGAGGTGGAGTTCCTCGACGTTCGCAGACGCGACAGCGTGGAGTCCGCGCTCGCGGGGTCGGACGTGGTTGTCCACCTCGCAGCCGCGAGCGACGTTGATGCTTGCCGAGAGGACGAGACGTTCGCATTGGAGACGAACGTCCACGGGACGACCAACGTCGCGTGGTTCTGCAAGCACTCGGGGGCCGGACTGGTCTTTCCGTTCAGCATGGCGGTTCTGGGAACACCGGAAGAGTTTCCGATAACCGTGGATTTGTCCAGACAACCGATGAACTGGTACGGGGAGACAAAGCTGCTCGGCGAGCAAACGATAACGTCGCTCGCCGATGGCGCGTTTCCCGCGCACCTCTTCCTCAAGGCCAACGTGTATGGCGGACATACGGTGGGCAACAGTCACGTCTCGCGCGGAATGGTTCTCGATTTCTTCGTCCGGCGTGCGTTCAGCGACGAACCCATAACTGTGTACAAACCGGGGACGCAAGCGCGAAATTTCGTTCATGTGGTCGATGTTGCCAACGCATATCAGAAAAGTGTAGAGAGGTTGATAACAGAGTTGGCGGATGGGCAGACGGGCGTCTCGAAGTACGAAATCGCAAGCGACGAACAGTGGACAGTGATGGAACTGGCCGAACTCGTTCAGCGAACGATGGAAAACGAGACGGGCAGAGTACCGGCCATCGAACGGGTAGAGAATCCGCGCGGCGAGACGCTTGTCGGTAACTTCGAGGTGGATATCACGGCGGCTAGAGGAGAGTTGGGCTGGGAACCGACGAATTCTATTCGAACGACGGTTCAACGACTCATCCAGCGACATGCCGAGTAGTACACCACTATTCGAACGCGGTAAGCCACGCCGCGATGGACGCCACCAACGGTTCACTCGATTCCGGACGAAGCACGAAGTTCACCCAGAAAGATGAACAGAGCAAACGAATCGCCGACGATTGCAGTCACAGGGGCAACAGGATACGTCGGAACTCGCGTCGTCGATGTACTACGAACTGCCCACCCGGAGTGGAACGTCAGGGCACTCTCACACACTGGACAGAATGATGCAATAAGCGACCCCATCTTCGAACACGTCGATGTTCGAGACCGCGTCCGGTTGGAGAACGCACTTGACGGTGCCGACGTAGTCCTCCACCTTGCCGCGATAAGCGGTGTGACCAGTTGCGAGGAGAATCCGAGCCTCGCGTACGAAGTCAACGTACAGGGAACGAACAACATTGGTTGGTTCTGCAGGAAAACGGAAACCGCCGTCGTGTTTCCGTTCAGTATGGCCGTCATCGGTACGCCCGAGAAGATTCCAATTACGGTCGATTCTCCGCGAGAACCGATGAACCGATACGGATTGATGAAGCTACTCGGCGAGCGTGCCATCGAAACGTTCGCCAGAGACTCCTTTCCTGCGCATCTCTTCTTGAAATCGAACGTGTACGGTGAGTATACGGTGAACGGGCAACGAATGTCGAAATCGACCGTTACCAACTTCTTCGTCGACCGGGCGCTGTCCGGCCAGTCACTTCCGGTCTACGAACCGGGGTCACAATCGCGCGACTACGTCCATATTCACGACATCGCGGACGCGTACCTCCGAAGCACGGAACTTCTGTTGGACGAACTCGCCAACGGGCGGACGGGCACGAGGGGGTATGAAATCGCAAGCGGGACACAGCTGAGCGTGTTGGAACTGGCCAAACTCGTCCAACGAACGGTCGAAACCGAAACCGGAACCGAACCTGCTATCGAATTGGTCGCGAATCCGCGCGACAACGAGACGCTTACGGACGACTTAGAGGTAGACATTACTACGTCCAAGTCAGAGTTAGGATGGGAACCGACGCACTCGATTCAGGCGTCGGTTCGGCGACTCGTTCGTCAGAAGACTGAACAACGTTCTTAGTTATCGACATCGACCCAGAGGTGCGTCCGTCGGTACGCGTTCTCCATCGACGGTGACGGTGGCGGCGCACCGCGGTACAGGAGGAAAACGAGTCGCAGTCGATCGCCAGCCATCGTCGGTTCGATGCTCCGATTTTGGACGGATGATTCGCCATGTTCGACCCACATACTGAACCTGTCGAGGCGTCTCTCGGCGGTAACGGTGGCCGACCCGTTTCGCTCGGATACCCGTTGGAGGAGGATGACGACCGTGTAGTTTGCTGGTTCGTACTCATTGTTCTGGACACCGATATGGAGCGACTTTGCTTGGCCGGTTGTGAAATTCCGTGGATAGTCAGCCACGACCATGCGATCGGTTTCGTTCTCCGTGGCGAGATAGAACTCGGTGAACTGCTCGTCGCTACGTGGCATCGTCGTCGTGTAGACGATGCCTGCGGATGCGACGATGAGACTCACGACGAGAACGACATTGAGCGGTCGAGAGAGAGTTTCCTTCGAGACGTTCCGTTTCACCCTCGCGTAGCCCGTCCGGTAGGGAACCGAGAAACGCTCCGACTCCGGAAGCGACCAGCGTCGGATCGCCGCAATGACAGCGCAGACGACCGTGACGCTACCGACGCTGACGAGGGCGACGCCCACGCTGAGTCCCCACGGCGAGTAACTGGCGACATACCCGACGAGCGGAGCGATGGCGAAACTGGCCACGACGGACAACGTGAGTCGTTCGACGCCGTCGATACGTTGGGAGAATCCAACGCGGCCGGTCGTCCGGGCCCCTTCGGCGGATTCAGGGAAGAGCGCCGCGACCACGGCGTATCCCGGAAGGAAGAACAGAAACAGGAATCCGAAAACCACCCGAAATGGTGTCCAGATTCCTCTTCCCATGAGCACGACGCCGCACGCCACTAAAACGAGCGCGACGACGAACGCGAGGTCGGCGGGAAACCGACGAACAGGCTGCGGAAGCAACAGCCACACTGTCGATTTACTTATCATGGTTGTCTACTCCGTCTCGGTACCGAATGCGGTCGAGCGTCGCTCTACGACACTACTCGACAGGCCCCCACCCGACAGTTTCTATTCCTTGAGACAGGTCGTAGCCTGATACGCTAATCAGGCAACTAAAGGTTGGGGCCAGTCGGTACAACCGATAACCCGCCCCCTACGAACGACTATCAGTGTTGTTCCCGGTGAAAGATGGAACAGAATGGGCGCACCGAATCAAGTCCGGGCGTCCCGTCAAGCACCCAGACGACGACGGCCACGACGACGAGGAACAACTCGAAGACAAAAAAGCCCGAGACGCTAACCGACAGGTTCACCGATTGCTTTGCCGGCAACTCAAGTAGCGGCCACAGAAGGAACGTAACGCGCTCATAATCTCCGGCCACCGCGGGTTGAAGCACGTCGGCGAACGGATGTGTGAGGTATCCGACGGCGAAAGCGGTCCACAGGTTCCGAATTCCGTTCCGTTGGCAGTATCGATATGTAACGGCGAGCAGTATACTCGCTGTCAACAGCGAATGCGTGAGCGATCGTCCCGTTGGCAGAACGTTGAGCCCCCATGCGAGGGTCTTATCCACCACGTCTGGAAACTGACTTCCCAAGGCGAGCGACAGTGTTTCGGAACCGGTTGGCGGACGGTTCGTCCACAGTCGCCGGAATCCCGAGTACGCGAGGTATCCCACCGCTAAATGTCCCCATGGCCACATATCGAGTATCTCGCTTGCAGTCGTCTTAATCGCTGGGGCTTACCTTGAGCTCGAGTACTATCAAAGATGTGGCTAATTTTGTCGATGAAAACAGGAGGTTCTTTCAGCAACCTTTTCGGAACTTGTACATATTGTAGACGAAAGTTCCCCGCTGGATGAGGTTCCTTTTCCGCTCAGATGGAAGGTCACTGTTTTGAACCGCTTGTATTCCGCGCTGGTACGTTACTCGGAGTTCACTACACGACATCTTTTCCAGTTGCGAGTGGGTTTGTGCTCGGTCGAGTTGAGACACCGACGACTGCGACTGTAGCGAACTGTACTTCGAGTCTGTCGCTGCTCGGTCGCGGCCAGTAGTCGTCCCGGCAACCGCGCTGACGAGCAAACTACTGGCGAGCAGTACGACGAGCGCGTATCTCAGTGAGTTCATCATTATTTCACACAGGGATGGAGTCCCTAAGGGGACGTCTCTGCACCGTGGTATCAAACCCGGTCACTGTTTTCACACCTTCATTCCGTTTTTCTCGGCACAATAACCGCTTTTTTCGATAGAATTGACGGACGTTCGACTCACGGAAGCGTTCGGACCGTACGGGAGGACGATAACCGAGACAACTTGCGAGTTCTACACGTTACCAGCATGCCAGTTTGGCCCGTGACCGATCTTCTTCTCACGTAAACCGAACCTGATGAACGAGCGGCTGTTCACTGTGTTTCCCCGACTGTGAAGTAAATCGGGAATCACCGTTACTAAACCGAAATCACCGAAGTAGCGGTGGTTGTAAACCGTCTTGATGGAACCTTTCTGAGTCGCCGTTGTCACGCCATGAGGGACACGATGTCTGGTGAATGTGTCCGCTGTCTGTGTTGACCAGTAGGTGAATCAGACCGGAATTATGAATTCAGTTCGTACGCAATTCAACCCGGGAGTCAACTTTGAGTACGGTTACGAAGGCGAGTTATACACCAGCAACAACCTCTTTCCAGCGTCAGCCAGTAAGAACTACAACAGGAAGTCGGGGCGCAGTCGGCTATGAAAAGTACGGGCAGGGCGAAACGATCGTTGCGTACGTCCCAACCACAACTCGCCGGTCGTGACGGCGAACACGGTTCTTACACTGCTGAAGCGGACTGGCGTTGGCTAAAATCGTGTTTCAAGGTAGTGAATGCCTGGTCATCAGCGGCAGCTCTGGTTCAAACCATCGCTAATTCGCGAAAGAGTCAGAATAGTAATCAGAAATAGCTTCTGAGAGTCAGTGTGAAGCGCTTGCAGAAGGATGGATTGGCTGAAATTGTGCATTCTGGCCCCTCTATACCTGCTGTAGTTTCATCTCCAGCGCCGACAGAAGTTGAGACTGGCTCTCTCAATGCATATGTGTTCGGCCCACACGATCTCGAACGTTGTTTTCACCTCAGGGAACTTCACCGACGTATCGCCTTTCTACCGCACCGATTCTGATTCAGATTGGTGATGGTACTGTTGTACCCAATGTTCAACTTGATTCCAGAGTTTCGAGGGAGTCGCCGAGGGAAAAATATTAGTGTTCTCTTGTATTAGCTAGTGCTAATATGATGGAGGATGCGATCACTGACGGAACCACGGAAGAGACAGAGACCTGCTGTACACCACCCGGAGACGTCGACTCGGATGCGATGGCGACAGACCTCCAAGTACTGACCGCGATGGGGAACGACACACGATACGAACTGCTTCGCCGAATCTCGAACGCCGATGACGGCGTCTGCGTCTGCGATCTCGAAGCCGCAGTCGGCGTCAGTCAGAGCGCAGTCAGCCAAGCACTCTCCCGCTTGTACACTGCAGGACTGGTTACACGCCGTAAAGAGGGATCCTGGCGGTACTATGAACCGACTGAGACGACTGCGGCCCTCCTCGAAACTCTCGACGACCTGCGGGGTGCCCATGAGTAACGATACTGAGACGGTGGCCGGTGACCGCGACCCTGAGGAGGCACGGAAGATGGTACGCGAACGCTACAGCACTATCGCTACGGATGGTCAGGACTGCTGTGGCGACGTCGGTATTGATGTCACCGATGAAGGAGGGTGCTGTGACGGAAATGAAGATGCGACCGGGAGCGAACGCCTCGGGTACGATACGGACGATATCGCATCGGTCGCCGACGGCGCAGATCTCGGTCTCGGATGTGGCAACCCGAAGGCGTTCGCCGAGATGGCGCCCGGCGAGACAGTGCTCGACCTTGGCTCCGGTGCGGGCTTCGACTGCTTCCTCGCCGCACAGGAGGTCGGCCCGGACGGAGCCGTCATCGGTGTCGACATGACACCAGAGATGGTCTCGAAAGCGAGGGAGAACGTCGCGAAAAACGACCCCGACAACGTCGAATTTCGCCTCGGCGAAATCAGCCATCTTCCCGTTGCTGACGCGACCGTCGACGTCGTCATCTCGAACTGTGTCGTCAACCTCGCTCCCGAGAAGCAACGCGTGTTCGACGACGCCTACCGCGTTCTCAAGCCCGGCGGGCGCATCGCCATCTCAGACGTCGTCCAAACCGCGCCGTTCCCCGACGATGTCAAGATGGACCCGGACTCGCTAACTGGCTGTGTCGCCGGTGCATCAACCGTTGCAGGTATTGAAGCGATGCTCGACAGTACCGGCTTCGAAGCAATCGAGATAGCGCCCAAGGATGAGAGCACCGAGTTCATCAGTGATTGGGATGCCGATCGCGATCTCGGTGAGTATCTCGTCTCTGCCACTATCGAAGCCCGGAAGCCTCCACAAAACCCCTAACTCACTGAAAACCACTGACAGGCTTGTCCAGAGGAGAATTTTGCGATTGGAGGGACGAACGAATCCCCTTATTACGTCTACGCTACGGTTCGTCCGGATAGAACTCGTCGAACAGCGCCTTGACGCGTTGTTCTATGTCGTCACGAATCTCGCGGACAGTGTCAAGGTCTTGCCCGTGCGGATCGTCTAACGCCCAGTCTCGAACGTCGACGTTCTCGGCGTCCAGTTCTAGCGTCGAACAGCCCATTGTGGTTTACAATCGTAGCTCCCGCGATCCATCCAGAGCGATGAGGACAGCATTGGCGCGCGCTGTCGCACGATATTTTCTCCACTTCCCCTCTTTTCGGCGAATGATCAGTCCAGCATCGGTGAGCTGTGACAGGGCGTGACTGATCGCGCTGTCGCTAACATCGAGCAGCGGCGCAAATTCGCAGACGCAGAGTTCCTCGCCAGCGACGTGGAGGATACGAACAATCTTGTACCGGGTTTCGTTCGCGAGCGCCGATAGCAACCCGACATCTTGGTCTAGCGCTGGCCCACCCGCGGTCGCATCAATTTCTTCGAGTTCCGCCAGACGCTGGGAGACCTCCTCATCACCACATCCACCCCGTTCGTCGGCAAGATACCGCTGTAGTCGCTCAGTCGATGACATACACATCGATTGAGCAGATAGTGGATTAAGCATTATGGAGCGGCTCGCGAACTGCGTGTAGTCCACTGACGACCAAT of the Haladaptatus cibarius D43 genome contains:
- a CDS encoding glycosyltransferase family 2 protein — translated: MMIPQFVYLVLVVGVLGVGFERYRTRFEKRELTLAFVGALLVLVGMLAPTVVTLLSGAEIAEFAAGVAVATAVGAAILLRRRTVQNERRFNSLIRELTIRDVPTDEPDENTIYIVIPAYNEAETIVPVVESLPESLFDRRIVPLVVSDGSSDGTARVAHSTDALVVEHPVNTGQCSSLKTGFEIARRCQAEIVVGMDADGQHRGDEVQRLVEPIVEDDADYVVGSRYRGTDASENGPVRRVGIWTFTTLINVMTKSSITDATNGFRALTIDAFEHISWVEERFCAVELLVEVRKNGLRLQEVPVTVERRQASTTKKPKLGYGIGIARTLLGSYLR
- a CDS encoding acyltransferase, coding for MADNDKEMDSGKRLNGKRLYSGRMAGDIKSRENVFELARIVNADNLELGTNVEIDDFVLLNAGKGTYIGDNSCLHSGSKVIGGGELYVGDNAVVTYNCVLVTGYPKFTSHMSTGVPAEEKDRIQGTIRIEDEVFVGSGSVVMPGVTLGEGAVVGALSYVDEDVPPWTIRYPDGSEEERPRFEPY
- a CDS encoding DegT/DnrJ/EryC1/StrS family aminotransferase, which codes for MGGTISVAEPILGDEERQNVEQVLESGQFLQGQFVESFERKWADYVGVDHAVAVSNGTVAIQLTLNALGLEPGDEVIVPSLTFGSTATAVVHQGGVPVFADIDRDTYTLDPEDAERHISDRTRALLPVHLYGHPAEMDELLALAEEYDLAVVEDAAQAHGARYKGTTVGSLGDAACFSFYATKNITTGEGGIVTTDDAEMAERLRLLRSHGMTSRDDHEVLGYNYRMSELNGAIGDVQVERLPEFNARRAEISERLRDELADVGWLRPATIREHVEHAYFWAPFEVQTECIGMSGREVWQALKDDGVETRHRYTKPLYEQQVFQSHDGFNGEFPWSANERDHLYDESLPVVESIAGRVIGLPNHPNLTDDEIERVVEAVRNFADENGGDGNERP
- a CDS encoding SDR family NAD(P)-dependent oxidoreductase, whose protein sequence is MTQLNSKRILVTGGCGSIGSALVKRILQDGPELVRVVDNDEGRLHEMQKKLGIQHQRRLETTYKDVRDFYEMTDAMKGIEVVFHAAALKHVGIVEQDPFQAVKTNVEGTKNVLHAATKEDVESVITVSTDKASNPVSAMGATKLLSERLTIAANDSKDIRNIRLGCVRFGNVLGTRGSVVPVFLDQMQQGGPITVTDPEMTRFVMSPAEAANFVVEAFETVSGGEVVVRKMPAFKLGVLADALREKYAADFGYEPAEIRTRIVGSGPTERYHEKLVSEDEVKHAVEESNRFILFPNERSMPTDDAETRCSITGEYTSEDARRLSKTELLRLLDEVDGHLPTTTAASQRS
- a CDS encoding glycosyltransferase family 4 protein; protein product: MTWREANKAEEDIVLVNPAKTPRPETKMLSEQLPDDEANLSVVIPREGKGRLQPVDDVEYVFYDAWFVPGVRYPIPFPSFFVQLFNLLRRADIAFVTSYIYLPCLVTTLFSTVLRIPCVLSVDVLVGVHWSYGRAVVDSIANVYTRTVGRCTLALCDTVVVPGEYMRTELRQFVNEEKITVIPNGIDVGHFSAEPMTTEPNDCVELLYVGRLAPVKNISLLLRSVRYLQEHEETEYVLTLVGDGEDRARYESMARRLEVSDDVHFAGYQSSVRAYYRDADVLVLTSISEGFPTVLMEAQACGLPVVTTDVGGAREIVAAGAVVPRDEPDAIASAIADVVASNTATLSATARHHAETQYSQKRLCDRYKSMFRKQIRNN
- a CDS encoding lysylphosphatidylglycerol synthase transmembrane domain-containing protein → MTETDEQTGTDNQSGTSDDASSLRQSLGTAVKILVSVGSFGYLLWRFPIEQAFRSMFELDTVELVLIIPVVFLPIVLTSLSLQLLYEEYEQISFLPIFKVDTIDFIVNSFLPTRLGTLATTPLMLNKYTGIKLRRAFIIKGVQLQMIAAINGVVAMAGLIVLFDYLGQNVALILFLSAMVYLSIPVGAFLLTRVNLPQFIVNRAPEMLSTTTDMQYDALTRNKFESAALLFVSFVVLSGVRFGIIGASLGVDLPLLLYFLIPTLVYSVTVLPISIGGIGVTEVTGTTVLVTLGVQPSVATSVVVLDRIFAAYLPLVLLYCYANYVIHADFDV